In Cellulomonas sp. JZ18, the DNA window GCCGCCGTCCTCGCGGGCCTGGCGCCCACCGACGGGGACCGGTCCGCAGACCGGTCCGACGACGACGCGTGACGACGGTCTCGGTCATCACGTCACGCCCCCGATACGATTCCGCCGTGCCGCACCAGACCCCGCAGGAGGACCTGCTCCGGTCCACCCTCGCCGCCGTCGCCCCCGGCTCGGAGCTGCGCGACGGCCTCGAGCGCATCCTGCGTGGCCGGACCGGCGCGCTGATCGTCCTCGGCATGGACGAGACCGTCGAGCAGCTGTGCTCCGGCGGCTTCGTGCTCGACGTCGAGTTCTCCGCCACGCGCCTGCGCGAGCTGGCCAAGATGGACGGCGCCGTGGTCATCGACCCCGTGCGCGGGCGCATCGTCCGCGCCGCCGTGCAGCTGCTGCCCGACCCCGGCATCGAGACGAGCGAGTCGGGCACCCGGCACCGCACGGCCGAGCGGGTCGCCAAGCAGACCGGTCTGCCCGTGATCTCGGTCTCCGCCTCGATGCACATCATCGCGCTGTGGGTCGGCAGCTCCCGGCACGTGCTGGAGGACTCGACGGCGATCCTCTCGCGCGCGAACCAGGCGCTCGCGACGCTCGAGCGCTACAAGGCCCGCCTCGACGAGGTCAGCGGCACCCTCTCGGCGCTGGAGATCGAGGACCTCGTCACGGTGCGCGACGTGTCCGCGGTCGTGCAGCGGCTCGAGATGGTCCGGCGCATCGCCGACGAGATCGCCGGCTACGTCGTCGAGCTCGGCAGCGACGGCCGCCTGCTCACCCTCCAGCTCGACGAGCTCGTCGGCGGCGTCGGCACCGAGCGCGAGCTCGTCATCCGCGACTACGTGGACACGGGTCGCCGCTCGGTGGAGTCCGTGCTCGACGAGCTCGCGCAGCTCGGCTCGACCGAGCTCATCGACATCGCGGCGATCGGCCGCGTGCTGGGCCTGCCCGGCGGCGGTGAGGCGCTCGACGCGGCCGTCGGGCCGCGCGGTCACCGCCTGCTGTCGAAGGTGCCCCGCCTGCCCGCACCGGTGGTGGACCGGCTGGTCGCGCACTTCGGCGGCCTGCAGAAGCTGCTCGCGGCGACGATCGAGGACCTCATGGCCGTCGACGGGGTCGGCGAGCAGCGCGCCCGCTCGATCCGCGAGGGCCTGTCGCGGCTCGCGGAGTCGAGCATCCTCGAGCGCTACGTCTGACCGACCACCGCGGGCGTGCCCCGGGGGTCAGCCGAGGCCGAACACCGCCGCGGCCGACGTCGCCCCGCCGACCGCGACCGTGGCGGAGTACGTGCCCTCCCCCGGCTCGGGCAGGCCGCCCGGGCAGCCCTCGGCGGACCGCACGCGCGGCCAGGTGAGCACCCGCTCGTCCACCTGACCACCGGCGAGCAGCAGCGTCAGCGGCTCCACCTCGGCAGGCAGGCAGTCCCGGCTCGACCAGATCCGGTCCGACCCCGACGTCACGAGCACCTCGCGGCTCGCGTCGTCGGCGTCGACGAGGCACGGCTCGTCGCCGGCGTTGGTGATGCTGACGGTGAACGTCGGCTCGACGTCCTCGGGGAAGGTCTCCGCGCCCGGCGTGATGGCGACGCCGAGCTGCGCCGGGGTGCACGGGGCCACACCGCCCTCGGGCTCCTGCTCGCCGGCGGGCTCCTCGGCGGCGGGCTCGTCCGCGGCGGGCTCCTCGGCGGCTCCGCCGGCCGCCGCACCGGCCGGGGCGCCGACGGGGACGTCGCGGCCGTGGGGGCCCCGTCGCCGCCGCGCCCGGCGAGCCACACGACGAGCAGCACGACGAGCAGCAGCGGCAGCCCCAGCACGACGAACCGCCGCACCCAGTACACGCGGGCGGGCAGGCGCTGCGGGACG includes these proteins:
- the disA gene encoding DNA integrity scanning diadenylate cyclase DisA, with the protein product MPHQTPQEDLLRSTLAAVAPGSELRDGLERILRGRTGALIVLGMDETVEQLCSGGFVLDVEFSATRLRELAKMDGAVVIDPVRGRIVRAAVQLLPDPGIETSESGTRHRTAERVAKQTGLPVISVSASMHIIALWVGSSRHVLEDSTAILSRANQALATLERYKARLDEVSGTLSALEIEDLVTVRDVSAVVQRLEMVRRIADEIAGYVVELGSDGRLLTLQLDELVGGVGTERELVIRDYVDTGRRSVESVLDELAQLGSTELIDIAAIGRVLGLPGGGEALDAAVGPRGHRLLSKVPRLPAPVVDRLVAHFGGLQKLLAATIEDLMAVDGVGEQRARSIREGLSRLAESSILERYV